A window of the Kosakonia sp. BYX6 genome harbors these coding sequences:
- the mfd gene encoding transcription-repair coupling factor has protein sequence MPEQYRYSLPSKAGDQRQFGELTGAACATEVAEIIERHTGPVVLIAPDMQNALRLQDEIGQFTDNLVMNLADWETLPYDSFSPHQEIISSRLSTLYQLPAMQRGVLIVPVNTLMQRVCPHTYLHGHALVMKKGQRLSRDQLRAQLDSAGYRHVDQVMEHGEYATRGALLDLFPMGSSQPFRLDFFDDEIDSLRLFDADTQRTLEEVEAINLLPAHEFPTDKTAIELFRSQWRDKFEVKRDAEHIYQQVSKGTLPAGIEYWQPLFFSEPLPPLFSYFPANTLLVNTGDLEASAERFQQETQARFENRGVDPMRPLLPPEALWLRVDELFSELKKWPRIQLKTEQVADKAGQVNLGYQNLPELAVQAQQKSPLDNLRKFLESFSGPVVFSVESEGRREALIELLARIKVAPKRIMRLDDASQPGAYLMIGSAEHGFIDSLRNRALICESDLLGERVARRRQDTRRTINPETLIRNLAELHDGQPVVHLEHGVGRYAGMTTLEAGGITAEYLMLLYANDAKLYVPVSSLHLISRYAGGAEDNAPLHKLGSDAWTRARQKAAEKVRDVAAELLDIYAQRAAKAGFAFKHDREQYQLFCDGFPFETTPDQAQAINAVLSDMCQPLAMDRLVCGDVGFGKTEVAMRAAFLAVENNKQVAVLVPTTLLAQQHFDNFRDRFANWPVRIEMLSRFRSAKEQAQIMEQAAEGKIDILIGTHKLLQSDVKLKDLGLLIVDEEHRFGVRHKERIKAMRADVDILTLTATPIPRTLNMAMSGMRDLSIIATPPARRLAVKTFVREYDSLVVREAILREVLRGGQVYYLYNDVENIQKAADRLAELVPEARIAIGHGQMRERELERVMNDFHHQRFNVLVCTTIIETGIDIPTANTIIIERADHFGLAQLHQLRGRVGRSHHQAYAWLLTPHPKAMTTDAQKRLEAIASLEDLGAGFALATHDLEIRGAGELLGEDQSGQMETIGFSLYMELLENAVDALKEGREPSLEDLTSQQTEVELRMPSLLPEDFIPDVNTRLSFYKRIASAKDENALDEIKVELIDRFGLLPDAARNLLDIARLRQQAQRLGIRKLEGNDKGGIIEFNEKNNVNPAWLIGLLQKQPQHFRLDGPTRLKFMQELAERKARMEWVRNFMQQLAENAVA, from the coding sequence ATGCCTGAACAATACCGTTATTCCCTGCCCAGCAAAGCAGGTGACCAGCGCCAGTTTGGTGAACTCACCGGTGCGGCCTGCGCCACCGAAGTTGCGGAAATCATTGAGCGTCACACCGGTCCTGTCGTCCTCATCGCCCCGGATATGCAAAACGCGCTGCGTTTGCAGGATGAGATTGGGCAATTTACCGATAACCTCGTGATGAACCTCGCCGACTGGGAAACCCTGCCTTACGACAGCTTTTCGCCACACCAGGAGATCATCTCTTCGCGCCTGTCGACCTTATATCAACTGCCCGCCATGCAGCGCGGCGTGTTGATTGTGCCGGTCAACACGCTGATGCAACGGGTTTGCCCGCACACCTATTTGCACGGACACGCGCTGGTGATGAAAAAAGGCCAGCGTCTCTCGCGCGATCAATTGCGCGCGCAACTGGATAGCGCCGGGTATCGCCACGTTGACCAGGTGATGGAGCATGGCGAGTACGCAACGCGCGGCGCGTTGCTCGATCTCTTTCCGATGGGCAGCTCGCAGCCTTTTCGTCTTGACTTTTTCGATGATGAAATCGACAGTTTGCGGCTGTTCGACGCTGATACCCAGCGCACGCTGGAAGAAGTCGAGGCCATTAATTTATTGCCCGCGCATGAATTCCCGACCGACAAAACCGCGATTGAACTGTTCCGCAGCCAGTGGCGCGACAAGTTTGAAGTGAAACGCGACGCGGAACATATCTACCAGCAAGTGAGTAAAGGCACCCTGCCCGCCGGGATCGAGTACTGGCAACCGCTGTTCTTTAGCGAACCGCTGCCGCCGTTGTTTAGCTATTTCCCGGCGAACACATTGCTGGTCAATACCGGCGATCTGGAAGCCAGCGCAGAACGTTTCCAGCAAGAAACACAAGCACGTTTTGAAAATCGCGGCGTCGATCCGATGCGCCCGTTGTTACCACCTGAGGCGCTCTGGCTGCGCGTGGACGAACTGTTCAGCGAGTTGAAAAAGTGGCCGCGCATTCAACTGAAAACCGAGCAAGTGGCTGATAAAGCCGGACAGGTCAACCTGGGTTACCAGAACTTGCCGGAACTGGCGGTGCAGGCGCAGCAGAAATCGCCGCTCGATAACCTGCGTAAATTCCTCGAATCCTTTAGCGGGCCGGTGGTGTTCTCCGTTGAGAGTGAAGGCCGCCGTGAAGCGCTGATCGAACTGCTGGCGCGCATCAAAGTGGCGCCAAAACGCATTATGCGTCTCGATGATGCCAGCCAGCCGGGTGCCTACCTGATGATTGGTTCGGCGGAGCACGGTTTTATCGATTCGCTGCGTAACCGGGCATTGATTTGCGAAAGTGATTTGCTCGGCGAGCGCGTCGCCCGCCGTCGCCAGGACACGCGGCGCACTATCAACCCGGAAACCTTGATTCGCAACCTGGCAGAACTGCATGACGGCCAGCCGGTGGTGCATCTGGAGCATGGCGTCGGGCGTTATGCCGGGATGACCACTCTGGAAGCGGGCGGCATTACGGCGGAATACCTGATGTTGCTGTATGCCAATGACGCAAAACTGTATGTGCCAGTTTCCTCTTTGCATTTGATCAGCCGCTATGCCGGGGGCGCGGAAGATAACGCGCCGCTGCATAAACTGGGCAGCGATGCCTGGACGCGCGCGCGGCAAAAAGCGGCGGAAAAAGTCCGCGATGTGGCGGCGGAACTGCTGGATATTTACGCCCAGCGCGCGGCGAAAGCCGGTTTCGCCTTTAAGCATGATCGCGAACAATACCAGTTGTTCTGTGATGGTTTCCCGTTTGAAACCACGCCGGACCAGGCGCAAGCCATCAACGCGGTGCTCAGCGATATGTGCCAACCGCTGGCCATGGACAGGCTGGTGTGCGGGGATGTTGGCTTCGGTAAAACCGAAGTGGCGATGCGCGCCGCCTTCCTCGCCGTGGAAAATAACAAGCAGGTGGCAGTGCTGGTGCCAACGACCCTGCTCGCCCAGCAGCACTTTGATAATTTCCGCGATCGTTTTGCCAATTGGCCGGTGCGCATTGAGATGCTGTCGCGTTTTCGCAGCGCCAAAGAGCAAGCGCAAATCATGGAACAGGCCGCCGAAGGCAAAATCGACATTCTTATCGGCACGCACAAACTGCTGCAAAGCGATGTGAAACTTAAAGATCTGGGCTTGCTGATTGTCGATGAAGAGCACCGTTTCGGTGTGCGCCATAAAGAGCGCATCAAAGCGATGCGCGCGGATGTCGATATTCTGACGCTCACCGCCACGCCGATCCCGCGCACGCTGAATATGGCGATGAGCGGCATGCGTGATCTGTCGATTATCGCCACGCCGCCGGCGCGCCGCCTGGCGGTGAAAACCTTTGTGCGTGAATACGATAGCCTGGTGGTGCGCGAGGCTATCCTGCGTGAAGTGTTGCGCGGCGGCCAGGTGTATTACCTGTATAACGACGTGGAAAATATTCAAAAAGCGGCAGACAGGCTGGCGGAACTGGTGCCGGAAGCGCGGATTGCCATCGGTCACGGACAGATGCGCGAGCGCGAGCTGGAACGGGTGATGAATGATTTCCACCATCAACGTTTTAATGTGCTGGTCTGCACCACGATTATTGAAACCGGTATTGATATTCCGACGGCGAATACCATCATCATCGAACGTGCCGATCACTTTGGTCTGGCGCAGTTGCATCAGTTGCGCGGCCGCGTTGGCCGTTCGCACCATCAGGCCTATGCCTGGCTGCTGACGCCGCATCCAAAAGCGATGACCACCGATGCGCAAAAACGCCTGGAAGCCATCGCCTCGCTGGAAGATTTGGGCGCGGGTTTTGCGCTGGCGACACACGATCTGGAGATCCGTGGCGCGGGCGAACTGCTCGGTGAAGATCAGAGCGGGCAGATGGAAACCATTGGTTTCTCGCTGTATATGGAGCTGCTGGAAAATGCCGTGGATGCGCTGAAAGAGGGGCGTGAGCCGTCGCTCGAAGATCTCACCAGCCAGCAAACAGAAGTTGAACTGCGTATGCCGTCGCTGCTGCCAGAAGATTTCATTCCTGACGTTAATACCCGCTTGTCGTTTTATAAGCGCATCGCCAGCGCGAAAGACGAAAACGCGCTGGATGAAATCAAAGTGGAGCTGATTGATCGCTTCGGTCTGCTGCCCGATGCGGCCCGCAACCTGCTGGATATCGCCCGGCTGCGCCAACAGGCGCAAAGACTCGGCATCCGTAAGCTGGAGGGGAATGACAAAGGTGGCATCATTGAGTTTAACGAGAAAAACAACGTTAACCCGGCGTGGCTGATTGGGCTGTTGCAGAAACAACCGCAACATTTCCGCCTGGATGGCCCGACGCGGTTGAAGTTTATGCAGGAACTTGCCGAGCGCAAAGCCCGCATGGAATGGGTGCGTAACTTTATGCAACAACTTGCCGAAAACGCCGTCGCCTGA
- the ldtC gene encoding L,D-transpeptidase LdtC, producing MIKTSRFIHWMALFAVVATVALTLPARANTWPLPPAGSKLVGENRFHVVQNDGGSLEAIAKKYNVGFLALLQANPGVDPYVPRAGSVLTIPLQTLLPDVPRKGIVINLAELRLYYYPPGKNEVTVYPIGIGQLGGDTLTPTMVTTVSDKRANPTWTPTANIRARYKAQGIDLPAVMPAGPDNPMGHHAIRLAAFGGVYLLHGTNADFGIGMRVSSGCIRLRDSDISSLFAQVSPGTPVNIINTPIKVSVEPDGSRLVEVHQPLSKSINDDPKTLPIVLNAAMQAFKEDARSDAEVMNHVMEVRSGMPVDVTRHEGNAMQTM from the coding sequence ATGATAAAAACGTCGCGTTTCATTCACTGGATGGCGCTGTTCGCCGTCGTCGCTACTGTCGCCCTCACCCTGCCCGCTCGGGCAAATACCTGGCCACTGCCACCTGCGGGAAGCAAGCTGGTCGGCGAGAACCGTTTTCACGTTGTGCAAAATGACGGCGGTTCGCTGGAAGCCATCGCAAAAAAATACAATGTCGGGTTCCTCGCGCTGCTCCAGGCCAATCCCGGTGTTGATCCCTATGTCCCGCGCGCAGGCAGCGTGCTGACTATTCCGCTGCAAACCTTGCTGCCGGATGTTCCGCGCAAAGGCATCGTGATTAACCTGGCCGAGCTGCGCCTTTATTACTATCCGCCGGGTAAAAATGAAGTCACCGTTTACCCGATCGGCATTGGTCAACTGGGCGGCGACACGTTGACACCCACCATGGTGACCACCGTCTCCGATAAACGCGCAAACCCTACCTGGACGCCGACGGCGAATATCCGTGCGCGCTATAAAGCGCAGGGCATTGATTTGCCCGCCGTGATGCCCGCCGGGCCGGATAATCCGATGGGTCATCACGCCATTCGTCTTGCCGCGTTTGGCGGTGTCTATTTGCTGCACGGCACGAACGCCGATTTTGGTATCGGTATGCGTGTCAGTTCGGGCTGTATTCGCCTGCGCGATAGCGATATTTCCAGCCTCTTTGCGCAGGTCTCCCCCGGCACACCGGTGAACATCATCAATACGCCGATAAAAGTTTCTGTCGAGCCGGACGGCTCACGGCTGGTAGAAGTGCATCAGCCATTATCAAAATCGATTAATGATGACCCGAAAACACTGCCGATTGTGCTCAATGCCGCGATGCAAGCCTTCAAAGAGGATGCGCGCAGTGACGCCGAAGTGATGAACCATGTGATGGAAGTGCGCTCGGGTATGCCAGTGGATGTCACTCGTCACGAAGGAAATGCCATGCAGACGATGTAA
- the bhsA gene encoding multiple stress resistance protein BhsA yields MKNVTTLLAAAVLSTLSFASFAAVEVQSAPAGQQELATVGVTAGTNLSSVEDQVAKKAEQMGASSYRITSVTGDDKLHGTAVLYK; encoded by the coding sequence ATGAAAAACGTAACCACACTTTTAGCTGCAGCCGTACTGAGTACTCTTTCTTTCGCAAGCTTCGCCGCTGTTGAAGTGCAATCTGCCCCTGCCGGGCAGCAGGAACTGGCAACCGTGGGTGTGACCGCGGGCACCAACCTCTCTTCTGTTGAAGATCAGGTAGCGAAAAAAGCCGAACAGATGGGCGCATCTTCTTACCGCATCACCTCGGTGACCGGCGACGATAAACTGCACGGTACTGCTGTTCTGTATAAATAA